The following is a genomic window from Chanos chanos chromosome 1, fChaCha1.1, whole genome shotgun sequence.
AGCTGTTCTGTGGACTTTGTAATTTCTCAGAAGGTGTTGTCTTTGAGACATCATGCCATATGTTtgtatttcctctcctctcgtctctCCAGACTATAAATTAACTTACCTCTCCTGACACAGGCATCTGAGTGTGATGCCATTATTGATGTCTGCACCAGGTCCAACTGCGATTCCGGCTGAATTAGGGACTCTGAGGTGACCCCTCCCGGACGTGGCTATCTACCAATACGACCTGTAACTATCGTCATGAAACCACCAGTTTGTATTGGCTAGCTCTCTTGTCTGTTTAAACGCTTTGGGGCCAATGGTTATTTTACCCACCTGTTGCCAACATGACGCACTACACCTCGCTGACACGGTACCCTGGTCAGGCCACTTGGCCTCACAAAACATTTAACTAAGATTAGTCCTGTGTTTCCTCTGGTCAGTCACGTTCATGAAATTTCCTGTCAGCTATCCCAAGTGATAGAAAAcgtacaaatgcacacaaatgcCACACACGTGAGTGCATTAGAAAGAGCCAGGGATTAGAGTAAGGATGAAAAGTTACATAATCACGTTTTATTTCTGAATCGAACAGGAGGATGAACCCCTATAAAAAGGCCAAATTGTGTTTTCATGAAGAGATATTCAGTCTGCCATGGTTCACACGCTTTTCTCTACACGagttttcagttgtgttaccacagagaaaacaggaacacTAGCATCACAATCAACACATACAATGACAAAACaagtcaaatctctctctctttctctctctctcacacatacacacacacacattctagaGTTACGCATTTTCATTGACCTCAACTCAACctatataaataaaactcaGAAAGGTGGACATATGCTGAGGATATAACCTGGATGGATACATTTTGGGGTAGGTATATGGGATGCATAATTGAGTGTGACCTTCAGTTCCCCTCTTGGGTCAGCTTCCGAGACTCTAACGCGacattctcttcctcctcctctttctccccctcttcctcttcctctgaatCTCCAtaagtgtgttcacacagttgTGTGAAGGAGTGCGAATGTGCAGCCACCTGGGCCGCTAAGGCAGAGCTAAAACTAAGAGCTGCGGAGCCATGCAGTTCTGTCAGTCTATCTATTACTGAGAGCTTAGGGacgctgtgtgtgaggagctgcGACTCTGTCCTTGTTGACCCCATGCTCATTAATCCGTCTGACTGGTAGAGCTGAGCTTCCCCTTCTGTTTGACACTCCGCGTCATCTGAAGCAGATTCTCCAAGAGACTCGCCACAGCAAAATTCAGTCTCTCCCGCGTACGcttgtcctcctcctctctcctctatatACTcctgtgattctctctctttctccttgacTTGCCCCTCCTCTTTTTGGGGCTTGGAGAGGAGATCCTGGTCGCTCGTCGATTCTGTAAGATCTGGATTTTCTGGAGTTTTGTGGGATTCTGTCGCCTCTGTGGAAACCGGAGTTAGAGCCgctgaggaaaaaagaggaaagtaaGGAAGGAAGATACAGTTTTACTTTGATTCACTGCACGTTTGTGAATggataaacataaacacaagcacatgtgTAATACCTTGGTCATTAAAGAGAAGCAGTTTgcgtttgtctctctctccctctgacgcTCTGAACCCCAACACGGATTTCAGCTCCAGGAGAACACGACGAGACTCTTCCCTCTCCTGACGCTGGCGCTCGCGCTCCCATGGCGACAGCAGGTCTGACATACCCCCCAAGTCTGCCTCAGTGTCAGAGTCGGATGCGTATGCTTCCAGTTCCTGATAAGTCAGCACATGAATAACTCAACCCCACAAAGTGACAaaccacacagagtcaaatagTACATACATATAGACTCAAACAGTACACATGTATCGATCCAACCAGTACACACGTATAGACTCAAACAGAACACGTGTGTAGACACAAACAGTACTCGTGTatagacacaaacagtacacaTGTATAGACTCAAATAGTACATGTGTGTAGACACAAACAGTGCACGTATatagacacaaacagtacacatgtatagacacaaacagtacacgtgtatagacacaaacagtacacgtgtatagacacaaacagtacacgtgtatagacacaaacagtacacaTGTAGACACAAATAGTACATGTGTGTAGACACAAACAGTGCACGTATatagacacaaacagtacacaTGTATAGACACAAATAGTACATGTGTGTAGATACAAACAGTGCATGTATATAGACACAAATAGTACATGTGTGTAGACACAAACAGTGCACGTATatagacacaaacagtacacatgtatagacacaaacagtacacaTGTATAGACACAAATAGTACATGTGTGTAGACACAAACAGTGCACATATatagacacaaacagtacatgtgtgtagacacaaacagtacacaTGTATAGACACAAATGATGCAAATGGATCCACAACAAAACTGAAGCAGCAACACAGTAGTCAGCAGTGTTACACAGCAGTGACTAACAGGCAACGTGTTGCTCTTTCATCTTAAATTCAGCTCCTGAAAGGTTTCAAATATTAACTTAAATGATAGTTATGAGCCTTTACTATGCTATGATTCAGAGATCACACTGAACCCAGCTGCTCCCCTAACACTCTGGTCTTCAGCCTTGTCTATCCACAGGTTCTCCTCTCACAGTCTTTTGGGTATGAGTGTGCACATAGGTGCAGGTGAAACTTATCTCCTGAGAGGCTAACTGATTAGTACACCCCCAACAAACATCAGGAGGAAGAAGGATCAAGTCCTGCCATACACTGTAACTGAGAGGTGGCATTCTACAGAAGGATAAATGAAGACTGAATATACGGCTAAGACATGTGAAggataaatatattaaaaaacagacaaacatctaAATATGCTAACACGGGTAATCTGTGCAGAGCAGGGCATGAATAGGGCCTGAAGGGACTACAGTCTTCTGTGTCTCAGATGAAAGTAATGAggcaatgacaacaacaatcaAATGGGTCATTTTATGGCAAATTAAGGCTTTGTTTGAGACTGgaaaaatgggaaaagaaaaaagaaaatccatcaGTTCTTATCTGTTGCTTAACCACAAGGCATGAGGGGAACATCAAGACAGATTGGAGTGCAACGCAACGCATCTGTCTGACAACGCTGTCTCCATGGTGACAGACCATGCTGGCATCACTGTGATTTGGGTATGCTGTGTTGTGTCGGGGTACAGTAGAAACTGTGAGGACACGTGGGAAGACCAGGACAGCAAAGGTCAGGGTAACgctgaaggaaaaaacagaacaacaacaaaaaacggcTGCAGTCTGTAAGAGACTTGGGAGAGGATTAATCCTCCAGTAGGACAAGGTCCCTAAGCACATAGCTAAAGCTTCGCTAGACAggattaaaaacacacaggtcagtgttcTAGAGTGGTCCAGTCAGAGCCTGGACCTCAATACAACTCAGAATCTGCAGTCAGACTTGGAAATTCCTGTTTTCTGCACATGGTTCCCAGGGAATTGACTGAACTTGTGCACTTCTGAATAGAGGAAGAATGGGCAAAAAAACCCGAACCCAAATAAACCACGGTCCCCATCTGGGTCCAGGAGACTCTACTGCGAGGAAACGTCCCGTCACAAAACTGATAGACTGTCACTTGGGGATTCATAGACACCCTTATCAAATTTGAAATGAAGGCTTCCTGTTGTGTCAGTGGAGGCCAGGTCTAGGGAGCCTTTCTGAAGTTTTCCTACTGCAAATGGAGccagtaaaaatatttttccctGTTCTACAATACTTTGCACTGTTCTACAAAGCCTGGAGATATTCCTTCATGTCTTCTCCCAATGTCACCATGAGAATGAAGCTGCTGGCGTTGACTGGGGACTCAGGCCTGTGGAGGTGGCATTATCTTCATATGTGTTTTTTGCAATTTTGCTTTTTCCATCACAGTTGCATACATGTAGTGTGGGCCTTAATGAGtcttttttagttgttttttcaGAGGTGAAAAGGTCTGCATTATCCACCATGTATCATAAATCCTGATGTGCTTTGGTATGTGAATGTGAGGCATAGGAGATCAAGTCTGTATATAACTGTGGTGAAGAATCCAAAGCCCAGAAACTGTAGAACTACAAAACCTTTACTCTTTAATCGGAtaatgaaaacagtttgaaactGGAAAGGCTTAAAAAAAGCTATGAGGTTGAAAATTCAATAACAATGCCCTATTTAGACCACCTTCCTTTCTATAGTCACATCTTTGCAAGTGTGACAATTCAGCCTGGCaacaaacacagagttctcagcctttctccctctttctgtcatcTGGTCTGTGAGTTGTCCTCTTATGCCCTGCTGACTGGACAGCTGACGAGTAGCAGGAGCCTTTGATTACAGGAGATCGGGACTGTGACTCTGTTTCGGTATCCACGAATCTCCCATCCATCACTCAATGAGACCAGATGTTACTTCTCCAACGGAAACCAGTGATGCTGTGTGGTTTTAACAGGGTGGAGCCATGCTATGACAGGGGTTCTCACAACGTGATCATAAACCAGTGAATTCTTTCCACTGGGAGCATGCTTGTAAAAAAGatgtacacaacacactcacatgctgaTCTGGGCAACATGACAAGACGTAATGAGGCCCGTTGGTTAAACTCAGTGACTGCATATGTATGCTCAAACTGATCAGTGTGTTAAACCTGTAAGGTCTGACTGACCTGCCTTCGGGCTAATGACCATATCAAGGCAtgccctctttctttccctctctcttatgGCTTTCGATGTAGGACACCCACCTCTACACTTCAGAGCAGTACGTTAACTGAACAGGacactgagtgttactgaggtGGTTCCTCTTTTGCCGCCTGACCAGTTCAGTTTAACTCTTCTGGGTGTATCTAAACCTATTCAGCGGCATCTGTTTCCAGAGGTATTCTTAGCAAGTCCCATCAGGAGAACTGACATTAATTCAGAGGGCCAGAGCCAGAGTCCAATTCAGACAAGCTGGtaatcagttttcattttccctctcacagatatttacatttaaatttacatttattcatttagcagatgatTCTATCTAATACAACTTCTAAGAGAGGCAAAAATACAATCCAAGGATaaagccattaaggagctgatcaacagacagatacaaacagTACTAAAGAGCAAGGGCTACAAAAATGCAAGAGGACATGACTACATTTCATTcctacattttacacacacacacacacacacgcacacacacgcacacacacgcacacacacacacacacacacgcaaacacacacatgcaaacacacacacacacatatacacacatgcaaacacacacacacacacacatatacacacatgcaaacacacacacacacacatatacacacatgcaaacacacacacacacacacatatacacacatgcaaacacacacacacacacatatacacacatgcaaacacaaacacacacacatatacacacatgcaaacacacacacacacacacacacggttaaaCTTTTCTTGGTTCTAAACTGACAAATGAGTCTTTGATAACACATTCTACAAGTGGCACAGAGgtcaaagacaaacacacacacacacacacacacacacaggtatgtaaaaacacatacaaaaacacaataccTGCTCCTGAGGGACAGGGTCCTTGTCCTCTATGTGAGTGACAACAGTAGGAGAAACTGTATCAGTAGTGGCTACTTCCTTTTCAGGACTACTCAGGTTACCTGTGGAACAGTAATAAAGCCCTGGCTTACATTAGGCTTAAATGACACAGTatgacacacaccacatgccCGGTTCTGCTCCTACAGTAGAGTGGAGACTAAAGACTGTCGACAGGATCTGTCTCTTAGGGTTCTTAATGATGCAGATTTAGCTGCTGATGAAGTCAAATCTCTTATGCTTCATTTGTAGAGATGCTGTATTGGAAATTAATGTGAAAATTGAAATTGATTATAGGCAGTGGTTGTGTCTATTTTTGACTCACTTTGTGTGAGTAAAACAAATTGAGTTATTCTCAATCAGAATAATGTTATTTCGGTTCATTTCCCATCAAATAATGAGGACCTGTCCAGCGCACTGCTCACATCTTTTCTCCAGCTGACTCTTTGCAAGAGAGTCTATTTTTCCGTAAATAAGAGGGAATGAAAGGCAGTTACATTGAGATTCTTGACATTGTTTCTGCTTCATTTCTCGCTGACTGTATCATTTCACTCCTGAGTAAAACCAATATTCGGTTAGCTCACTGATCCTGTATTTGAAAGAGGGTTGGTGTAGAATGACCTTTTCAGCACATAAGTAACAGCTGCAACTGTGACACAAATAAACCTATGCCTTTTCTATCTAGATAAATATCTGATAAAATAAAAGTCATGTACGAGGATCATACAAGAGATTCAACTGTAGAATTATTTGGATTTTGTGTAAATTCTCTCCAGATTATAGTCAATTTGAGGCATTGCCAGTTGAATGGAATGAGATCACTTCTGTTGTTTACTTTTGAGATGCTTGAGGAGaatttctctttcctctgacaCATCAGGAAGTTCAACAGTCTTCCACACTGAAGCTCTcacattatttatatataatgtttaaACATCCCGCCGAACTGGAGGTGAGTGGAAGCGACTGAGATTTGCTTTGGCTTTTGCTCTGACCTGAGCAGATGGAGATGTGTGTGATCTTCTTGACCTGCTCCAGCATGCTGTCCCAGCAGCACGTGCTGGCCTGCATGTGGGGCTGCAACAACTGCAGGTGCTCCTGCAACTCTTGGTAACTATCAGGCgtcatctcctctgtctccttagCAACCATCAGCTTCTCCAGCTCGTCCTCCAAGATAatcaccctgagagagagagagagagagagagagagacagagagatgatcaaTGATGGTGACAGCTACAAGACACAGCAGATGAGTTCTGATTTCAGATAAAAGATTTTTAATCAGGATAAAAGATCAAAgagatacaaaataaaaaaataaagtgaatgGATGGGATTTGGAGCAGTATGTGCAGAAAAGtagagaaacaacacacacacacacagtcatgtaaTGATTAATAACAGGGATGCGTTCACagagtgtacttacacaaacctagatggtacagcctactacacacctaggctGTAAGGTATAGTCTATTGCTCCTAGGCAACAaacctaaacttttttttttagaagcagATAgagtacactctaaaataacgataaaaagtacagtatagtaaataCCCAAACCAGTAACCAGGCCCGATGCTGTAGGGGGTGCAAAGGATGCAGACGAACCCGGGCCCAGTCCTAAGGGGGGCCCGAAAATAAAATTATATCGCATGAATCATGGCCTTTATGCAAGGTCTCTATGTCGTCTCTGAATTCAGCGCTTTCACGGCCGCATGAGAACGGGTCGAGTATTCaacacggctttgttgaatactcaaTTCTGATTagtcaattacggcattctacggtctgttatttctgaatagcagaccgcagctatgaataacagactgttgctaaggaactattttttttcagtggaagcagtaaaatcatttttaagtcaataaaataatttttaaatcaatattttgtgtcaaattattgagTTCTTTAGTAAGTAGCTGTGTAATAAGTGGGATAATATACAGCAAGCCAGTCAttattgcgaaataaaccccttcAGGGTGATGCAAGACCCCTCCGCTTTGCATcagggtcctgcatcaccctgttgGGGTTTATTTGGCAATAATGACTGGCTTGCTGTAAATTATCCCTTTATGTTGTGCATCTATTGCAGTCGCTTAATAGGTTATTGGCGCATTCTCTTAAAAATATCTAAGTGCCATTGGACAGTTCAAAGTTTTTGGAGGGGAGTCATGGCTGGGATCTGGCCAGTATATTTACCTTTTTGTCACATCTGCTCCCAACTGAGGTAAACACCCCATCTGAAGTGCTGCTATATTTAGTGAATAGAGACATGAAAACTACTTTTCCAAACACGGCCACCGCATGCCAAGTGTTTCTGACAATTCCATCTACCGTCACAAGTGCAGAGCGCTCTTTTAGCAAATTAAAATTGATAAAAACATACTTGAGATccatgtacatatatgtatgtgctaTACTTTTATACAACTGACAGTGCAATAGGTTTATttacaccagcatcaccacaaacatgTGAGTAATGCCTTGTGCTACAACATTACAACAGATATAACATCACTAGTCGAATTTTTCAGCTCCATTACAGTCTAATGGGACCACCGCTGCAGCTTTCGTTGACCGAAACGTTGTTATGCATCgcataactatatatatatatatagttatacatcgcataactatatatatatatatatatatatatatatagagagagagagagagagagagagagagagagacagatggatagatagacggatagatagatagataatacaTACTCGTTAAGAAGGGCTTTGAGGTGCAGCTGCAGGCTACGGACGGAGGTGTGTAGAGTACTGAGCTCTCGGGACGTCTGCTGtgcctttctcctcctctctgagccCTGGGGCTGGTGCTCCACCTGGAAGTAGCGGTGGAAGTCGTAGCTGCGCTGCAGGTTGTCCAGGCACTCATCCAGGGTGTGGTGGAGAGAGCCAGTGACCAGGGCAATGATGCAGTATGTGAACTGGTTAGGGGCGGGGCTTTGATCCTCCCGTGCCGGAGACAGCAGCAGAACCAGTCGGCGGAAGAACTCGGAGCTCTGCCCTACCCACAACTGGAACAACATCTGCACACAAAACCTcaacatgaatttaaaaatatcTCCATTTGGTAACTGGGATTATTGGACGTTGAAGAGAGtgaatatatatgaatacaGGTGTGaaactgtatgtgagtgtgcgagtgAATATGTGCACAtacagtatgtgagtgtgtgtgcacatacgtgtgtatgtgtatatacctGAGGAGTGGGTATTGAGTTTTAATACGTGTTTGCGCATacctgtgagtatgtgtgtgtgtgtgtgggtatatatatgtgtgagtgtgtgcgcatatgGTCTCTGACCTTGAGGACAGGTAGACTGAAGTCGTCAGTGATCTcctggagctgtgtgtgagtgtgtgtgtgagtgtgtgagtgagtgtgtgtggtctctgacCTTGAGTGCAGGTAGACTGAAGTTGTCAGTGATCTCCTGgagctgtatgtgtatgtgtgtgtgtgtgtgtgtgtgcgtgtgtgtgtgtgtggtctctgacCTTGAGGGCAGGTAGATTGAAGTTGTCAGTGATCACCTGGAGCTGTGtgttgtagccattttgtgatttaataactttgttcttgtaaatatatctgaatgttaatattattaatgcACCTATATACCTGACTGTGCTAAAGTGGAAAAATTACATTCTAGATGACAGTTTATGCCTGTACTTACGGTAGTGACAGGGCACACATACGTCACCGAGGGAAAAACCGGGGGATTGGAATTAGAATTTGGTTTGGTGAAAtgcggagtgagtgagggtggtTGTAAACGATTTCTTGACCACTTTTGATACACTTCGTTTTCCTTTATATTacaaatctaagttattttcgttttcttttatgtgttattggaattatcaagtcttttcggttgacatcttttgtttcaataaatggaatttcttTGATTTAAAGGACTCGAAAGTGCGTTCAAAACAGCTACCTACTCATTCATTCCACGGTCTTAATTTGGAAAAGCTAAAACATGGAAAGGCCGAGACATTTAAGTCAAAAAAATCTTATGGATTAACTTGGAAAACACCACGAATGGAATAAAGGAGCTTTACTGAATGGATTCGTGAAGACGCGCAAAAGTCTTTTGTGAGTATATGGATTGAAAAGGACGAGCCGCCGCGCTGAAATGCGGACAATGAAACCACGAGTTAAGAAGTGAATATTTTTAGttgaaaaattatttatattaccCATTGAATGAAGTTCGAAGCATGAAAATGGATGAAGTATCTGAGCAAGCAATTGTGGATGAAAAGAAACTTTTTAAGTTGATCGCAACGCGCAGAGGGAAACTTGGCGTTCTTACAAGAAAAcgaaatgaaataaattctcTGATCGAAGCTGGTGAAACTAAAGACACAATAAGTAAGCATGTGGAAACATTTCATACTTTTTTGGCAGAATTTATGGAACTACAAATTTCAGTTCAAAGTCTgttaaatgatgatgaaaaagaagctGACCACAACGACTGGTATGAAccaaaattaattaatttcagaGAGTTTTTGGATGGCATTCAAACTTGGATGAACAACGCTGATGATGCACTAAACGATGATTTAATTGCAAGTAGTATTGGACCTCATGATAGTGTTTCCCAAGTACCACAAAAGGCCTCTGACAAGGCCTCTAGTAAGGCCTGTAGTAAGGTATCAGATGGTGTTAGTAAAGCCACTAGCAAGAAAAGTAAAGAATCCAGTTCTTCCCTGGCACATTTACAAGCTGAGGTGGAACGTGCTGCATTGAGAGCAAAAGCACAGGCACTGGAAGAGAAACATGCTCTTGACTTGGAAGAAGCCCAGCTGAAAGCTCGAAAAGAAAGATTTGCCATGATGACTGAATTGGCTGCCGCAGATGCAAAGGTCCAAGTTTTTACATCATTAAAGGAACGGCAAAAACATGATTCCAGGTCTCATAAAGGTGAATCAAGCCACTCAGTCACATCTTCATTATCCACGGATTACATACTACCTGCTGTTACAGTTGAGAAGGctcaaacaacaaataaaatacttCCAGACAAGTTGCCTCCACCATTAACACCACAAGTTAAAACTGAAGttaaaagtccaaaacagaGTCAGAATCAAAGTGACTCTGTTAACTTTGACTGCAACGCTCTTGCTGAGataatgaaaaagcaaaatgagaTTACTGAAATGctgataaaacaacagagatTGTCCCTTCTTCCATCTATAGAGATTCCCATTTTTGATGGTGACCCTCTTCAGTTCAGGTCCTTTATTAAAGCATTTGAACAAGGAATAGAAAGCAAAACAGATAACATGCAGGACCGGCTTTATTACTTAGAGCAGTTCACAACCGGACAGCCCAGAAACCTGGTGCGAAGTTGCATGCACATGGACCCACACATTGGATACAAAGAGGCAAAGGAGCAGCTTGAATGGAACTTTGgtaataaattcaaaataacatcTGCATTTATGGATAAGGCTTTGAACTGGTCAATTATAAAAGGAGAGGATGGTCCAGCCCTAAGGTCCTATGCATTTTTCCTGCGAAGTTGCTACAACACAATGCAGGAGGCCGGCTTTGTGGAAGAGCTAGAAAATTCAACAAACATGAGGATTCTTGTGTCCAAATTGCCTTTTAGACTTCGTGATAATTGGCGAATGGTTGTCTGCAACATAAGAGAAGATCACAATCGCAACGCAAGGTTTAAAGATCTACTTGAGTTCCTGGAAAAACAAGCAAGGGCTGCGCTAGATCCTGTCTTTGGAGAGATCCAGAATCCAAAGGAAAGAGTAAATTCCAAAGCAATGAAATCAACTCCAAAACTCGGTTACAAAGCTAAAGGCAGTAGCTTTGCTACCTCTGTTACTCCAGTGTCAAAACAGGCCAATGGTAAGCTGAAATTGGACCATAGTCAATCCAATAATGAAGtcagaaatgcatttgaaaaacactgctTGTTTTGTGATAAAGATCATTTTTTGGAAGTGTGTGatgcatttaaacaaaaatccaacaaaGAAAAGGTAGATTTCATGAAGGCTAAAGGTTTATGCTTTGGCTGCTTGGAAAAGGGGCATATGAGTAAGAGTTGTCCAAAACGCAAGACATGCCAGACTTGTCACAAGAACCATCCAACAATTCTGCATATAGAAtcaaaagaaaacccaaaacaatctCAGATGATTAAGCTTGAATCTAAAGAATCATCCATGTCAAGTGCTTTGGTCTCCTTGGATGCCAAGAGCCATACTGGGGCCGGGTCAAAAGAGTGCGCACTGTCCGTCGTCCCAGTAAAAGTGAAACTGGACAAAGGAACGAAAGCTATACAAACGTATGCTTTTCTCGATCCAGGCAGCTCTGCAACATTTTGCACTGAGTCGTTGATGATGCAGTTAAATGCTACAGGAAAGAAAGTAGAAATACTACTTAAAACCATGGGACAGGAGAGGCCTGTAATTAGTCATAAACTCTCTGGGTTAGAAGTAGCtgctttaaatgaaaatacataccTGAAATTACCTGATGTGTATACCCAAAAGTCAATCCCCATCACCAAAGAAAACATTCCTAAAGAGGAAGATATAAGAAAATGGCCTTACCTTAAGGATGTGGATTTAACACCAATAGGTGCAAGCATTGAGCTGCTTATTGGTGTGAATGCTCCTAAAGCAATGGAACCCTGGAGAATAATTAACAGCGAGGGTAGTGGGCCTTATGCTGTGAAAACTCGCCTTGGCTGGGTCATCAATGGTCCACTCAGTCATATGGATGTTGGTGGGTATGACACTCCTTCTGTTCAAGTCAATCGGATATCCATTAGCAACTTGGAGGAACTGTTTGTCAGACAGTACAATCAGGATTTTGTGGAACAACACTGTGATGagcacacagaaatgtctttGGGAGACAAAAGGTTTATGGATATAATGGCAACCTCAGCTATGCTTAAAGATGGGCATTACTACTTAAAGTTGCCTTTTCGTAAATCTGATGTAAGAATGCCCAACAACAAACAAGTGGCCCTGCACAGGGCACAGTACCTactgaaaaagtttaaaagagatCAGTCATTCTTTGATGAGTATAAAGATTTCATGAATAATGTCTGTGTAGAAAGACATG
Proteins encoded in this region:
- the vezt gene encoding vezatin → MVEDIDEEVVFENSPLFQYLQDLGHTDFEACCPVSQAEKLSAGGEETPLPQDILPTPKRGGIWKLVDAMHSLNPLRQHIGPHKEQRQLDTEFRQYSLRCILSQDVLLQEDVELIELLDPSALPIGSNSTVCPSAASVLPAPRYFSPPSAWDLSVLVGLVAVLLAVWCTCVESEQVVLWIGVCIVGVLCACRAMFLWQKAGLQRYVQSQAVQLEQIVSNSRALTNLTRKALRLIQETEVISRGFTLLFDRVSAACPLNRAGQQRSQQLIGLRKAVYRSLRCAFRSSRLATCIMLSTFPLNSEIDNVTNYVSTVPLGELGLGLGPECLSDEQIQEITDDFSLPALKMLFQLWVGQSSEFFRRLVLLLSPAREDQSPAPNQFTYCIIALVTGSLHHTLDECLDNLQRSYDFHRYFQVEHQPQGSERRRKAQQTSRELSTLHTSVRSLQLHLKALLNEVIILEDELEKLMVAKETEEMTPDSYQELQEHLQLLQPHMQASTCCWDSMLEQVKKITHISICSGNLSSPEKEVATTDTVSPTVVTHIEDKDPVPQEQELEAYASDSDTEADLGGMSDLLSPWERERQRQEREESRRVLLELKSVLGFRASEGERDKRKLLLFNDQAALTPVSTEATESHKTPENPDLTESTSDQDLLSKPQKEEGQVKEKERESQEYIEERGGGQAYAGETEFCCGESLGESASDDAECQTEGEAQLYQSDGLMSMGSTRTESQLLTHSVPKLSVIDRLTELHGSAALSFSSALAAQVAAHSHSFTQLCEHTYGDSEEEEEGEKEEEEENVALESRKLTQEGN